In a genomic window of Pangasianodon hypophthalmus isolate fPanHyp1 chromosome 19, fPanHyp1.pri, whole genome shotgun sequence:
- the si:ch211-142k18.1 gene encoding uncharacterized protein si:ch211-142k18.1, with product MEQRWTLCALLFIATLILGHCQSGDGGDWGSGNMPELLFTTTATPIPNTVYNDPANPGSTDWTKPLFQVIPDSKADGCSVNFHTSQAMSRRLQVAKEEMAYLKALQHGNQAVMENLIQFVGAEMGDQSYQEIIQENIAAIKENHASCVGVLKKATEELEDQLEGADFAGIQKISEESLTFEGMLRATTNLANQLETSSRTLHLRITEQLRKSLKLKRT from the exons ATGGAGCAGCGCTGGACGCTGTGTGCATTGCTATTCATAGCAACACTGATACTAGGCCACTGCCAGAGTGGTGATGGAGGGGACTGGGGATCAGGCAATATGCCAGAGCTTTTGTTCACCACTACCGCAACTCCTATTCCAAACACAGTCTATAATGATCCAGCCAACCCTGGGAGCACAGACTGGACCAAGCCGCTTTTTCAAGTCATTCCAGACAGCAAAGCTGATGGCTGCTCGGTCAATTTCCACACCAGCCAGGCTATGTCCAGGCGATTACAAGTGGCCAAGGAGGAGATGGCTTATTTGAAAGCCCTCCAGCATGGGAATCAGGCAGTGATGGAGAATCTGATCCAGTTTGTTGGAGCAGAAATGGGGGATCAGAGCTATCAAGAGATTATACAAGAAAATATTGCTGCTATCAAGGAGAATCATGCAAGTTGTGTGGGAGTGTTGAAAAAGGCAACTGAGGAGTTGGAGGACCAGTTAGAAGGTGCTGATTTTGCTGGAATTCAGAA AATCAGTGAAGAGTCTTTGACCTTTGAAGGGATGCTGCGCGCTACAACAAACCTCGCCAACCAACTGGAGACCTCCTCACGGACCCTTCACCTCCGGATAACAGAGCAGCTGAGAAAGAGCTTAAAACTAAAAAGGACATAA